Proteins encoded in a region of the Paenibacillus sp. E222 genome:
- a CDS encoding transglutaminase domain-containing protein, which produces MGKHGKRVITLLLAGCLVAVALPHAVDLDQLYAASGTSDISTNTDLRETLLTAMSQRTEELVFTYKGNVKGLKKQLQSSIDEAMTSDPYIQYTVKSYAFNYKGSNVSAEVHVKLAYRETKEQTDYVNRKVTNVLKEIIVPGMTNHEKVKAIHDWIVLNLSYDTSLQKYTAYDGLVTGSTVCQGYSLLAYRMLEQVGIENRIVEGTAGEQLHAWNLVKLDGKWYHMDTTWDDPTPDRKGKVSHNYYLLSDDEMARDHVWTAKGKYPAASAPYREALQTLVKAGGSKATAYQKLYHTLEYSLYDESDAISGHAALKTKVQSVLKDGGTSLTFRYKGTETGLVEDLQDLYQLGMKSISYYVSNMEDTVDLRVKITWTM; this is translated from the coding sequence ATGGGCAAGCACGGAAAACGAGTGATAACCCTGCTACTGGCTGGCTGTCTCGTCGCTGTGGCACTGCCACATGCAGTCGATCTGGATCAGCTGTATGCGGCGTCGGGAACATCAGACATATCCACGAATACGGATCTGCGCGAGACGTTGCTTACCGCGATGTCCCAGCGAACGGAGGAACTTGTTTTTACATACAAAGGCAATGTGAAAGGCCTCAAAAAACAGTTGCAGAGCTCCATTGACGAAGCAATGACCAGTGATCCCTATATTCAATATACCGTTAAAAGTTACGCATTTAATTATAAAGGCTCCAATGTATCCGCAGAGGTACATGTAAAGCTGGCCTATCGGGAAACGAAGGAGCAGACCGATTATGTGAACCGTAAGGTGACCAACGTGCTGAAAGAGATTATCGTGCCCGGTATGACGAATCATGAGAAAGTTAAAGCCATTCATGACTGGATTGTACTTAACCTTTCCTACGATACATCCTTGCAGAAATATACTGCATACGATGGACTTGTTACCGGCAGTACTGTATGTCAGGGCTATTCATTGCTGGCTTATCGCATGCTGGAGCAGGTGGGTATAGAAAACCGGATTGTGGAAGGAACGGCTGGTGAGCAATTACACGCCTGGAATCTCGTCAAGCTGGATGGCAAGTGGTACCATATGGATACGACGTGGGACGATCCTACTCCTGACCGTAAGGGTAAGGTAAGTCATAATTATTATTTGCTCAGTGATGATGAGATGGCACGTGACCATGTCTGGACAGCTAAAGGCAAGTATCCTGCTGCATCTGCTCCCTATCGTGAAGCTTTGCAAACTTTGGTGAAGGCGGGAGGAAGCAAGGCAACCGCGTACCAGAAGCTGTATCATACACTGGAATACTCGCTCTACGACGAAAGTGATGCGATTAGTGGTCATGCCGCGCTGAAAACTAAAGTTCAGAGTGTGCTCAAGGATGGCGGAACCTCGCTGACTTTCAGATACAAGGGTACTGAAACGGGGCTAGTGGAGGATTTGCAGGATTTGTATCAGCTTGGCATGAAGTCGATATCGTATTACGTGTCCAACATGGAGGATACTGTCGATCTGCGTGTGAAAATTACCTGGACCATGTAA
- a CDS encoding LPXTG cell wall anchor domain-containing protein, which yields MKKKLSIVAIVLLLITQLMQGWLFSPNIYAQDTMTEHTTVESLLEHDTVEPAELDLDQDDAANEAAMAAASAAPQEITDQLITSVQMYNQKPIEDGNGTVRPQGDEIETVRPSIKDEVAVFFTWALPNDSHGYEAGSTYTFNLPDKFKIESQLKGTLDGDVGEYVVHPDGKVVFTFNEQIVGSKLEGNFYVWIKFDESKMDGGLKQPIVFDFIRDGAVTLNVHFANTAKDELTKSGFANNNGFNSDEITWTVDFNQGEKQIQNAVLTDTLPANLELKGNIEIRELQVQLDGSVKLGNLFSTESQFPINLGDIDKAYRVTYKTSIKAPTTAPFTNIEYENKVELTGDQSEHNETDIGRVTVSFNEPLNKSGQESAYNPVTQTITWKVQYNYNQQEIAQANAWIEDRFDTAKQQLVAGSVKVYQVDIDTSGKPAGKTQVDSNEYTLTGVGTGFDEGFKLHFNEGIKKAYEIEYETQSIDRVYANGTVKNKVTMHDGTTKEGTRNIEEVIFAKSVKRENFNTKEIEWQIVLNRDLKEMTDIVITDNYAGRNMKLIPGSLQISGDQQDQFETEPVADPSDDVNFEKGFSIRLKAGGLINKEHVITYKTSFDPTAGMPTDNVYRNEATLNWKEANVAQASITKSAEVRPLDYTIQNGNKKGEYSAKDKTITWTIDVNYNLYDIQNAILKDAYTGDQSFVDGSLKVNKLLLQGSNNVTAIGDEVTLTPDQFQLNPDGKGFALDLGNIGKAAYRIVYKTSLDGEFDVEGTYANHAILTDGEGGTVRFDKEAKVTPAHGGIYVHKTGQQIGSSDKASWTVNINPSQSYIAAGSVLTDKLSDNQILLADTLKLYATDLPANNSGNVSTKAGLVDADEYELVVEGNTFTFTFKNEMKSALILEYQSFINADSGARIENKVQFAGQSSSVTGSDQQSGIRVYMAGAGGGASTGVGKIKIHKVDDAGLPLEGAVFAIYNASGTTLLETLKPTDAKGEAVTSRNYRLHQTDGVAYRLKEVSAPAGYLVNAEYSAATGKTIQFKDADESFEVVNEKIRQGFQLTKVDAADSNKKLKGATFELYLKNAQTRELIDTLTTGEDGTIAKGDLAPGNYELVEVTAPEFYQLDETPIPFTIVADQTQIVTLIQTNGQGMNAKLVVTKVNAKDKSVLSGIEFELRDDRTDTVIATKVTDMSGMIQFDSLPYGPYTLVETKAEGFVIEQPETQVNITKPETQLTIENKANDRSVKLIKFNANKTQHLQGAVFELRAQTALLDAEGNWRFDVVTGVDEANLTTNSNGEIVLKDLEPNKYQLVEIKAPAGYKLDKTSVEFEITDKQTETVVVEKTNIAIPVPGGPSEPYNPGTPSTGTPNPGTSTPDPSTPGTVVTPETSEPEDETDQGTDPDRGESPSKPGDSTVVDEEKPSAVANAGDATSPGGDHTSSPADTNVAGAEEGEDGSFLGMLPKTGEESTWGYTLVGTLLIILGSMGTLYLRRRKQMNP from the coding sequence ATGAAGAAAAAATTGAGCATTGTGGCCATTGTTTTGCTGTTGATCACGCAATTGATGCAAGGCTGGTTATTTTCACCAAACATATATGCACAAGATACGATGACAGAACATACGACGGTGGAATCATTATTGGAACACGACACGGTTGAACCTGCAGAGCTTGATCTCGATCAAGATGATGCTGCGAATGAAGCTGCTATGGCGGCAGCCAGTGCTGCTCCACAAGAGATCACGGATCAATTAATTACAAGTGTTCAAATGTATAATCAAAAACCGATAGAGGATGGCAATGGCACGGTTCGGCCTCAAGGGGACGAAATTGAGACAGTCAGACCAAGTATCAAGGATGAGGTGGCTGTCTTCTTTACATGGGCACTGCCAAACGATTCTCATGGGTATGAGGCAGGTTCCACGTATACGTTTAACCTGCCTGACAAATTCAAGATCGAGTCACAGTTAAAAGGAACATTGGATGGTGATGTTGGGGAGTACGTGGTTCATCCAGACGGCAAAGTTGTATTTACCTTCAACGAGCAGATCGTTGGTTCCAAATTAGAAGGAAACTTCTACGTCTGGATCAAGTTCGACGAGAGCAAAATGGATGGTGGCTTGAAGCAGCCGATCGTATTTGATTTCATTCGTGATGGTGCTGTTACATTAAATGTACACTTTGCGAATACAGCCAAGGATGAACTTACGAAATCGGGATTCGCGAATAATAACGGCTTTAACTCGGATGAAATTACCTGGACTGTTGATTTTAACCAAGGGGAGAAACAAATCCAAAATGCGGTGCTGACGGATACACTTCCGGCAAATTTGGAGCTCAAGGGGAACATTGAGATTCGTGAATTGCAGGTTCAATTAGATGGATCTGTCAAATTAGGAAATCTGTTTAGTACCGAATCTCAATTTCCGATTAACCTGGGTGATATTGATAAAGCGTACCGGGTGACGTACAAAACAAGTATTAAAGCGCCAACAACTGCCCCTTTTACAAACATTGAGTATGAGAACAAGGTGGAGCTTACAGGGGATCAGAGCGAGCATAACGAAACGGATATCGGTCGAGTGACAGTGAGTTTCAATGAACCACTGAACAAGTCAGGGCAAGAGAGTGCCTACAACCCGGTGACCCAAACGATCACATGGAAAGTGCAATACAATTACAATCAACAAGAGATCGCTCAGGCGAATGCATGGATAGAAGATCGTTTTGATACTGCAAAACAACAATTGGTTGCTGGCTCGGTCAAAGTATACCAGGTGGACATCGATACTAGCGGAAAACCAGCAGGGAAGACTCAAGTAGATTCCAATGAATATACACTCACCGGGGTCGGCACAGGCTTCGATGAAGGCTTCAAGTTACATTTTAACGAGGGGATCAAGAAGGCCTACGAGATCGAATATGAAACCCAGTCGATTGATCGTGTGTATGCGAATGGTACGGTAAAGAATAAAGTGACCATGCACGATGGAACAACCAAAGAAGGCACGAGGAATATTGAGGAAGTCATTTTTGCGAAAAGTGTAAAACGTGAAAACTTCAATACGAAAGAAATCGAGTGGCAGATTGTGCTGAACCGTGATTTGAAGGAAATGACGGACATCGTCATTACAGACAACTACGCAGGAAGAAATATGAAGTTGATTCCGGGCAGTCTGCAAATTAGTGGTGATCAGCAAGATCAGTTTGAAACGGAGCCCGTAGCTGACCCAAGTGATGATGTGAACTTTGAAAAAGGTTTCTCCATTCGATTGAAGGCTGGCGGGTTGATCAACAAAGAGCATGTAATCACGTATAAGACCAGCTTTGATCCGACGGCAGGTATGCCAACCGACAATGTATATCGGAATGAGGCTACATTGAATTGGAAAGAAGCGAATGTAGCACAAGCTTCAATCACCAAATCTGCCGAAGTTAGACCGCTTGATTACACGATACAGAACGGTAATAAAAAGGGAGAATATAGCGCCAAGGACAAAACGATCACTTGGACAATTGATGTGAATTATAATTTGTACGACATTCAGAACGCTATTCTCAAGGATGCGTACACGGGGGATCAATCTTTTGTAGATGGTTCTTTGAAAGTGAATAAGCTCTTGTTACAGGGAAGCAATAATGTCACTGCGATTGGTGACGAGGTTACTCTGACACCAGACCAATTCCAATTGAACCCGGATGGTAAAGGCTTCGCTTTAGACCTTGGCAACATCGGAAAAGCAGCCTACCGGATCGTGTATAAAACGAGTTTGGACGGGGAATTTGATGTTGAGGGCACGTACGCCAATCATGCGATCCTGACAGATGGTGAGGGTGGCACAGTTCGATTTGACAAAGAAGCGAAAGTCACACCAGCACACGGTGGTATATATGTACACAAAACAGGGCAGCAAATCGGTTCAAGTGATAAAGCTTCCTGGACGGTAAATATCAACCCAAGCCAATCATATATTGCAGCAGGCTCAGTATTAACGGATAAGTTATCAGATAATCAGATTTTGCTCGCAGATACGTTAAAGCTGTATGCAACCGATCTGCCTGCGAACAACTCAGGCAATGTATCAACCAAGGCAGGTTTGGTGGATGCCGATGAGTATGAGCTAGTGGTGGAAGGCAACACCTTTACATTCACCTTTAAGAATGAGATGAAAAGTGCTTTAATTTTGGAATATCAATCCTTTATTAATGCCGATAGTGGTGCGAGAATCGAAAATAAAGTTCAATTTGCGGGTCAATCGTCATCAGTGACGGGTTCAGATCAGCAGAGTGGTATTCGCGTTTACATGGCTGGAGCTGGCGGTGGAGCATCCACAGGTGTGGGTAAAATCAAAATTCACAAAGTCGATGACGCAGGCCTTCCGCTGGAAGGAGCGGTATTCGCGATCTATAATGCATCGGGAACGACGCTGCTGGAAACGTTGAAACCGACAGATGCGAAAGGTGAGGCAGTTACCTCCCGGAATTATCGATTACATCAAACCGATGGTGTAGCCTACAGGCTGAAGGAAGTATCAGCACCAGCAGGTTACCTTGTTAATGCAGAATATAGTGCTGCCACAGGGAAAACAATTCAGTTTAAGGATGCAGATGAATCGTTTGAAGTTGTCAACGAGAAAATTCGTCAAGGTTTCCAATTAACCAAGGTAGATGCTGCTGACAGCAACAAAAAGCTAAAAGGCGCAACGTTCGAGTTGTACTTGAAAAATGCTCAAACCAGAGAGTTGATCGACACGTTAACAACGGGTGAGGATGGAACGATTGCCAAAGGTGATCTGGCGCCAGGGAATTACGAGTTAGTCGAAGTAACAGCGCCTGAATTCTACCAACTGGATGAAACGCCCATACCGTTCACGATTGTAGCGGATCAAACACAGATTGTAACCCTCATCCAGACCAATGGGCAGGGCATGAATGCCAAGCTGGTGGTTACCAAAGTAAATGCCAAGGACAAGTCGGTGTTAAGCGGAATCGAATTTGAACTGCGTGACGATCGTACAGATACCGTAATCGCTACGAAGGTTACGGACATGAGCGGCATGATACAATTTGACAGCTTGCCTTATGGGCCATACACCTTGGTTGAGACCAAGGCAGAAGGTTTTGTAATCGAACAGCCGGAAACGCAAGTCAACATTACGAAGCCGGAAACGCAATTGACCATTGAGAACAAAGCAAACGATCGTTCCGTGAAACTGATTAAATTCAATGCAAACAAAACACAGCATCTACAAGGAGCTGTATTTGAATTGCGTGCTCAAACGGCCCTGCTGGATGCGGAAGGAAACTGGAGATTCGATGTGGTAACAGGGGTAGATGAAGCAAATCTGACTACCAATTCCAATGGTGAAATCGTTCTGAAGGATTTGGAACCCAATAAGTATCAACTGGTTGAAATAAAAGCACCTGCAGGTTATAAATTGGACAAAACGTCGGTTGAATTCGAGATTACGGATAAACAGACGGAAACCGTAGTGGTGGAAAAGACGAATATCGCCATTCCCGTACCTGGCGGGCCAAGTGAGCCCTATAATCCGGGAACGCCAAGTACAGGAACACCGAATCCTGGGACATCCACGCCAGATCCATCAACTCCAGGCACAGTGGTAACGCCTGAAACTTCAGAACCAGAGGATGAAACCGACCAAGGAACGGATCCGGATAGGGGAGAATCCCCTTCCAAACCGGGAGATTCGACTGTTGTTGACGAAGAGAAGCCTTCAGCTGTTGCTAATGCTGGCGATGCTACTAGCCCAGGAGGGGATCATACATCCTCCCCTGCAGATACGAATGTTGCAGGAGCAGAGGAAGGGGAGGATGGCTCTTTCCTGGGCATGCTGCCTAAAACAGGAGAAGAGAGCACATGGGGATACACTCTTGTAGGGACTCTTTTGATTATTCTCGGCAGTATGGGAACCTTGTATCTCCGTCGAAGAAAACAGATGAACCCGTAG
- a CDS encoding class D sortase has translation MKLFFSMLVVLGILLLFLPLLQEKYFDWQQAKVMDELKQLQLDLTKINESFEQARQDPASIDDDTEDKEQESYPHALGVITIDEIDVQLPILEDATESNMKVAATHLVETARIGTEGNAAIAAHRAHKKGRLFNRMGELEIGDWIKVTLADQTHIQYKVDQISVVEPTDLSVLEDPHLGQVLTLITCDPLVNPTHRLIIRAVQVTSEVAQRDLP, from the coding sequence ATGAAATTATTTTTTTCCATGCTTGTTGTTCTGGGGATCTTACTTCTTTTCTTGCCTCTTCTGCAGGAAAAGTATTTTGACTGGCAGCAAGCCAAAGTTATGGATGAGCTGAAACAGCTACAACTCGACCTAACTAAAATCAATGAATCTTTTGAACAAGCCAGACAGGATCCTGCCTCAATCGATGATGATACCGAAGACAAAGAACAGGAAAGTTATCCTCATGCACTGGGGGTTATTACAATTGATGAGATTGATGTGCAACTGCCCATTCTGGAGGATGCAACTGAAAGCAATATGAAGGTTGCAGCAACGCATCTTGTGGAGACGGCCCGCATCGGGACTGAAGGAAATGCAGCGATTGCCGCTCATCGTGCTCACAAAAAAGGACGCCTGTTCAACCGAATGGGAGAATTGGAGATTGGTGATTGGATTAAAGTCACTCTGGCAGATCAGACCCATATCCAATACAAAGTGGATCAGATATCCGTTGTGGAGCCTACGGACTTGTCCGTACTTGAGGACCCGCATCTGGGACAGGTGCTTACCTTGATTACGTGTGATCCATTAGTCAATCCAACACATCGGCTGATTATAAGAGCCGTCCAAGTGACTTCAGAGGTTGCTCAGCGTGACCTGCCTTAA
- a CDS encoding amino acid permease, producing the protein MQDRNNQTTTGPTLKKGLRARHMTMIALGGSIGTGLFLASGTAISNAGPGGALIAYAAVGIMVFFLMTSLGELATFMPDSGSFNTYAARFVDPALGFAMGWNFWYNWAVTIAAELAAATVLIKYWFPDSSSMLWSLLFLVLIFALNVLSVKGYGESEYWFAIIKVATVIIFLTVGVLMIFGIIGGEAVGFSNFTVGDAPFHGGFFAVLGVFMAAGFSFQGTELIGVAAGESENPRENVPRAIRQVFWRILIFYILAITVISLIIPYTHPNLLKGDLKNIGVSPFTLVFEKAGLAIAASVMNAVILTSVLSAGNSGMYASSRVLYALARDGKAPRFLGRLNKKGIPMNALLLTTAVGMLAFLASLFGDGIVYTWLLNASGMCGFITWLGIAISHYRFRRAYVAQGRDLNDLPYRARWFPFGPIFAFVLCIIVIIGQNYQAFTGDQIDWSGALVAYLSVPLFLILWLGYKFIKKTKVVPLQDCDFTTSSE; encoded by the coding sequence ATGCAAGACCGCAACAACCAAACTACAACAGGACCTACCCTGAAAAAAGGATTACGCGCACGGCATATGACCATGATTGCACTCGGCGGATCCATTGGTACAGGGCTGTTCCTCGCAAGCGGCACCGCGATTTCCAATGCAGGCCCCGGCGGTGCATTGATTGCTTACGCTGCCGTTGGCATCATGGTCTTCTTTCTTATGACCAGTCTCGGAGAACTGGCTACCTTCATGCCCGACTCCGGTTCATTCAATACGTATGCGGCCCGCTTTGTCGATCCGGCCCTTGGGTTCGCCATGGGCTGGAACTTCTGGTACAACTGGGCGGTCACCATTGCGGCAGAGCTCGCCGCCGCAACCGTACTCATCAAATACTGGTTCCCTGACAGTTCGTCCATGTTGTGGAGTCTGTTATTTCTCGTATTAATCTTTGCCCTGAATGTGTTGTCCGTTAAAGGCTATGGAGAGTCGGAATACTGGTTCGCCATTATCAAAGTCGCTACAGTAATCATCTTCCTTACCGTTGGTGTGCTCATGATCTTCGGCATTATCGGCGGAGAAGCGGTTGGATTCAGCAACTTTACCGTGGGAGACGCACCATTCCATGGCGGATTCTTTGCGGTTCTCGGTGTATTTATGGCTGCAGGGTTCTCTTTCCAGGGAACGGAGCTCATTGGTGTCGCAGCCGGTGAGAGCGAAAATCCGCGTGAAAATGTCCCTCGTGCTATTCGGCAAGTGTTCTGGCGCATTCTGATTTTTTACATTCTGGCGATTACAGTCATCAGTCTGATTATTCCTTACACACATCCGAATCTGCTCAAAGGGGATCTGAAAAATATCGGAGTCAGTCCGTTTACGCTTGTCTTTGAAAAAGCGGGTCTGGCCATTGCTGCTTCCGTCATGAATGCCGTTATTCTGACCTCTGTACTGTCTGCCGGGAATTCGGGCATGTATGCTTCAAGTCGCGTTCTGTATGCTCTCGCCCGCGATGGCAAAGCGCCTCGCTTCCTCGGTCGGCTGAACAAAAAGGGCATTCCAATGAATGCCCTGCTCTTGACTACAGCGGTGGGTATGCTGGCTTTTCTAGCCTCCCTTTTCGGTGATGGTATTGTATATACCTGGCTGCTGAATGCGTCCGGTATGTGTGGCTTTATCACCTGGCTCGGTATTGCCATCAGCCATTATCGCTTCCGCCGTGCGTATGTGGCCCAAGGCCGGGATTTAAACGATCTGCCCTACCGTGCACGCTGGTTCCCATTCGGTCCAATCTTCGCTTTTGTGTTATGTATCATCGTCATTATTGGACAGAACTATCAGGCGTTTACGGGCGATCAGATCGATTGGAGTGGAGCCCTTGTCGCTTACTTGAGCGTTCCACTGTTTCTGATCTTATGGTTGGGTTATAAATTCATCAAGAAAACAAAAGTCGTACCACTACAGGATTGTGATTTTACCACATCATCAGAATGA
- a CDS encoding virulence factor, giving the protein MNIVSIEPTPSPNTMMLHLDERLEDGIRRTYTLDNERSAPAFIRQMLHIPGVKSVFHTTDFVALDRKGNADWSVILGEVQSRLGQQGIDLDWIESEDASGEHFGEAQVFVQFFRGVPMQIRVKAGAKEERISLSDRFVKAVTEVASATLIKERKLSDYGVRYGELPDIAREIEQELEAAYPPERLERVIQQAIEHGTNAEEFVERRRQLDGTELEEALHHEDWNVRYAAFDGMEPTAERLPLVAHALHDSKMQIRRLAVVYLGDIRTPEAMELLYEALQDSSPAVRRTAGDTLSDIGDPAATAAMTATLSDKSKLVRWRAARFLYEVGTEEAEQALRKAANDPEFEVSLQAKMALERIESGEQAAGTVWQQMAGRNKTSE; this is encoded by the coding sequence ATGAATATTGTTTCCATTGAACCAACACCCAGTCCCAATACGATGATGCTGCATCTGGATGAACGTCTGGAAGACGGGATCCGCAGAACATATACACTGGATAACGAACGATCTGCTCCGGCGTTTATTCGCCAGATGCTTCATATTCCCGGAGTAAAAAGTGTATTCCACACAACCGACTTCGTAGCGCTTGACCGTAAGGGAAATGCGGATTGGTCCGTCATTCTTGGCGAAGTTCAAAGCCGTCTGGGCCAACAGGGAATTGATCTGGACTGGATTGAATCTGAAGATGCCTCTGGTGAACACTTCGGTGAAGCACAGGTATTCGTTCAATTCTTCAGAGGTGTGCCGATGCAAATTCGGGTCAAAGCCGGTGCCAAGGAAGAGCGTATCTCGCTCTCGGATCGGTTCGTCAAAGCCGTTACTGAAGTCGCCAGTGCAACGCTGATCAAGGAACGGAAACTGAGTGATTATGGCGTCCGCTACGGGGAATTGCCTGATATTGCACGGGAAATTGAACAGGAGCTGGAAGCAGCCTATCCGCCAGAGCGTCTGGAACGCGTAATTCAACAAGCCATTGAGCACGGCACCAATGCCGAAGAGTTCGTGGAACGTCGCCGTCAGCTGGATGGTACCGAGCTTGAAGAAGCTCTGCATCATGAGGACTGGAATGTTCGATACGCTGCATTTGATGGTATGGAGCCTACAGCAGAACGACTGCCACTCGTAGCCCATGCACTTCATGACAGTAAAATGCAGATACGCCGGCTGGCTGTTGTATATCTCGGTGATATTCGTACACCTGAAGCGATGGAACTGCTATACGAAGCTCTGCAAGACAGTTCGCCTGCTGTACGTCGGACTGCGGGAGACACCCTCTCGGATATCGGTGATCCAGCAGCAACGGCAGCCATGACAGCTACGTTATCCGACAAAAGCAAGCTTGTACGCTGGCGTGCGGCCCGCTTCCTGTATGAAGTGGGAACCGAAGAAGCAGAGCAAGCTCTGCGAAAGGCAGCCAATGACCCTGAGTTTGAAGTCAGCCTGCAAGCCAAAATGGCACTGGAACGGATTGAATCCGGCGAACAGGCAGCCGGAACTGTATGGCAACAGATGGCCGGGCGTAACAAGACGTCGGAATAG